One Algoriphagus sp. Y33 genomic window, AGTTTCCAGAGCTTGGTTTAATCCGGATGGTGAAATCAGTTTACATCTGGGACACACTGCTCCACCTTTTGGGCCGTTGATCCAATCTGATTTTAGTGAGGATGTGGAAGCAGTTGGGAGGTTTTTCCACTATGATCCTTTGGTGAAATATGAGAATAAGGCATTTGAAGAGGAGAACTTTTACTTTGTAGACCCGGAGGTGTTTGATATTTTCTCATTTAAGATGATCGAAGGGGAGTCAAAGGAGGCACTGGCTAACTCAGACGGATTGATCATAACGGAATCCATGTCCAAAAAGTACTTTGGTGAAGAGAATCCCATAGGCAAGGAATTAGATCTTAACATTGCAGGCCAAGAGGCAACTTTTCAGGTTCGGGGCCTTATGGAAGACATGCCTGACAATTCCCATTTCCATGCTGAATTTCTAGCTTCTATGGCTCCTGTTATAGATTTCTATGGCGGCCAGGAAGCTTTTATGAGCAATTACGGAGGGAACAACTTCTCCACGTTTGTATTACTCAATGAAGGAGTGGATTACAAAGCATTCGAATCCAGACTTCCAGAACTCATAGATAGGCATATGAGCGAATACCAGCCGGGAATCCCTGCCTCTAAGGGAACGCAGCTCTTTATGTGGCCGATGACTGATGTGCATCTCTACTCAAATCTGGACTCTGAGATGGAGCCAAACGGCAATATTGATTATGTCTACGTCTATCTGGCTGTTGCGCTGTTTATACTGCTGATCGCCTGTATCAACTTTATGAATCTCTCCACTGCCAGATCCTCTATGAGATCTATGGAAGTGGGCTTGCGCAAAGTGATGGGTGCTGATAAAAGCCGCCTCATCAGACAGTTCATGGGAGAATCATTTATGATGACGACGATTTCGATGATTTTCGCCCTGATTCTAGTCTATCTGTTTTTACCGACATTTTCCAATTTCACAGGCAAAGAATTTAGCCTGAACTTCATACAAAACCCTGAATATGTATTGGGTTTAGTCTCCTTGGTGCTTATCGTAGGTTTGGTATCGGGTAGTTATCCGGCATTATTTCTTTCAGGGTTTTCTCCTGCCAAAGTACTCAAGGGAGCATTCAAAGCCGGGAAAGGGCATGAGCAATTCCGGTCAGTTTTAGTTGTCGGGCAATTTGCGATTTCTGTAGTGCTGATCGTCGCTGTGCTGGTTGTAGTGCGTCAACTGGATTTTATGCAGAGCAAGGATTTGGGTTTTGAGAAAGAAGATATTGTCGTGCTTCCTTCTAGTTCTGCTATTCAGGAAAATTATCTGATTATCAAAGATAGGTTGGAAAGTCATCCGGGAATTAATGCAGTAAGCGTTTCCAGTCGGGTTCCCTCTGGCCGACTCCTGGATTCTCAAGGAGGCACTGCGGAGATTGACGGAGAAATGACACAACTCAATGTGCGGATTGCGGATGTGGAGGTAAGCCATAATTTTCTGGATACCTACGGGATTCCGGTAGTAGCAGGAAGAGATTTTGATTATAATCTGGCAAGTGATTCTACTGAAGCCTTTATCCTAAATGAAGCTGCAATCAGGGAGATCGGTTGGACAAGCCCGGAAGAAGCCATAGGTAAAAAATTCCATTATGGAGGCAAGCGTGGCTTTGTGACCGGAGTGATGCAAAACTTTCACTTTGAATCACTACACCAGCCGATCGTGCCATTGGTATTTATGGTTCCTCAGGACAGAAATAATCTGATCAGTCTAAAGATAAATGCTGAAAATAAAGAACAAACGTTGGCCTATCTGCAGGAGGAATGGGCAGCACTTAGACCTGATTTTCCATTTGAACCCCTATTTGTGGATGAGGGATTCAACAGACAATATGAAGCAGAAGAGCGGGTGAAAACCATTTTTACCTTCTTCTCCGGATTAGCCGTGATCATCTCTATTCTGGGATTATTTGGGCTGACTACTTTTGCCACACAGCAGAGAACACGGGAAATTGGCATCCGCAAAGTAATGGGAGCAGCGACAGCAAACATTCTGATTTTACTGGGCAAAGACTTTCTGAAACTTGTATTGATTGGTTTTGTCATTGCAATTCCGATCTCTTGGTTTGGGATGTCTGGCTGGCTGGAAGGCTTTGCTTATAAAATCGGAATCAACTGGACCGTATTCTTGTGGGCGGGACTGATTGCGGGTGCAATAG contains:
- a CDS encoding ABC transporter permease; this translates as MLKNYFKILVRNTRKNPLYMFINVFGLAVGMVVSILIFLFVQHELSYDRYHANADRIYRVSRAWFNPDGEISLHLGHTAPPFGPLIQSDFSEDVEAVGRFFHYDPLVKYENKAFEEENFYFVDPEVFDIFSFKMIEGESKEALANSDGLIITESMSKKYFGEENPIGKELDLNIAGQEATFQVRGLMEDMPDNSHFHAEFLASMAPVIDFYGGQEAFMSNYGGNNFSTFVLLNEGVDYKAFESRLPELIDRHMSEYQPGIPASKGTQLFMWPMTDVHLYSNLDSEMEPNGNIDYVYVYLAVALFILLIACINFMNLSTARSSMRSMEVGLRKVMGADKSRLIRQFMGESFMMTTISMIFALILVYLFLPTFSNFTGKEFSLNFIQNPEYVLGLVSLVLIVGLVSGSYPALFLSGFSPAKVLKGAFKAGKGHEQFRSVLVVGQFAISVVLIVAVLVVVRQLDFMQSKDLGFEKEDIVVLPSSSAIQENYLIIKDRLESHPGINAVSVSSRVPSGRLLDSQGGTAEIDGEMTQLNVRIADVEVSHNFLDTYGIPVVAGRDFDYNLASDSTEAFILNEAAIREIGWTSPEEAIGKKFHYGGKRGFVTGVMQNFHFESLHQPIVPLVFMVPQDRNNLISLKINAENKEQTLAYLQEEWAALRPDFPFEPLFVDEGFNRQYEAEERVKTIFTFFSGLAVIISILGLFGLTTFATQQRTREIGIRKVMGAATANILILLGKDFLKLVLIGFVIAIPISWFGMSGWLEGFAYKIGINWTVFLWAGLIAGAIAAITVMSQSLKAAWADPVKSIKSE